TGAAGGAAGGGATTAAGCACGTGTGTCTGTGAATTCACAGAGAGAGAggcaagaaaagagaaaaatgagttGTGCAAGATGTGATTGAAATGATGGGGGCGTCATGATTTTGAGTGAGAAATTATGAAGCATAAGGTAGGGTCATAAACATTTATCAACTTGGATTCAAGAAAGATAAAGAGATAGAAAGAACAAGCGGGAGAGAGAAAAAGATGTTGGAAATAACTGGGCATGTTTCTATTTATCAATCAGACTCACTGGAGCACAAGAACCACatcaaaaaacaaacaaaaagattAAAGGTGAAAAAAACAGAAGGGAATCAAAGGCTGATGGATTTGGGAGTTTTGAATCAGGatgatatttttattttttttttttgttttcatttctgttttttttttctgtttgggTAAAAGTACATTACCCAGGGGAGAttgtggtttttttttgtttttttttttgttgggggggtGGTGATGAAAACCCTCTGAGTTTTACCTTATAATTTGGCCTTGTACATTACCCTTTATCAATATTTCATCTTCCAGGATGTTTGATGTCTCTACATGGGTCCAAGTTATCTAATGCAGGTATTAAATTTCAATCACAAGTAAGAATGTGAGTAATACACAGATTTTAGAAATAAGTATTGAGCtagtttggattgctatttttaggagtttttgtaaaaaaatatactatatgtgaaataaaaaggtgattgaaaaatatatttacgaaaaacgtaaaaaaatttttgtgcataaaatcacaatccaaacagggACTTAGTTTTCATAATCAATAGTGTCCAAGATACTTGGAAGGATGGAATGGAATCTTTTGTCAATCCTTCTACTACTCGTTTAGTTTACCCTtgaaaatcaaactaggaagaGTTTTTGCTGACCTCCAATATTATAATAAGGACCCAAGTTCTCTGTGACTTGACTTCTCATCTCACCAACTTTTTCATGGAATTCTTGGATGGTTGAGACATGAGAAACCAATCAAAGAAGTAGGATGGGACAAGGATTAAATCCCAGAATGAATGATGCAAATCTTCTGCTGATTAAAGATTTTACGAGTTTGAACTTTGAAGCATATCAGCCTGTATTCCTCTCCAAACTCTCAATTTGTCCAAGTCCAATGATGGTAATTCACAAAAGATTTATGTATGTagtcttgtttttcctttttctttttctagccCCTGAAATAGACTGCATCATCTATTCCAGATGTGATTGGAAATAGCAGCCTATGACACTTGATAAGATTACCAAATCAGTATCCTCCCAGAACACACAATCCCACATCTTGAAATCCAGTAAAATTGTGTGGTGTGCGGGCCACTGAACGAGTCCTGTTCCCTAGATTAATTTCACAAAGTCGAGTAATGGCAACAAGATCAATTTACGAGGAAAATGCCATCCATGGAAAAAGAACACTCCTGTTAAAGACACCTTTAATATTGATCAAGCTTTATGCTTAAAACTACAAACAAAATTTGGCTCAACacttgaaaaggaaaaagctaGATGTTTCAGGTGGACATGCACttgaaaggaagaagaaaaatggcGTTACTGTAACTATTTTACAATTAAACATCCAATAAAAAAGGCTAACTTACCGATAGTGCAGATCTCGAAGACaagcaagaaaaataagaatCTTGCACAGGAAAAGATTTAAATACACGTGAAGGAGCAAGACTTTATACAAGTTTTCCTGGTTCTAGCTATACCTGAACTTTGAGATCCCAGCAATGAAGGTTCAACAGGAATATTAGGCTTCTGTTACAAGCAGTTGTACgcaaaatgaattcaaaattgcAGAAAGAAGAATACTTTTGACATTAATGAACCTTTCTTCTCCCCCATTATGCAAAAACTTTGCCCTTCTGCAGCCAGATGTGTATATTGTCTGATGGTAATATTTTAAGTTCCCTAGTCAGGATTAATGATCAAGAGAACATGCGAAAGAAGTTATTGGCATATGCCATTGGCTTGACGTCGGGGTGCGGCTGCAATTTTATACAAGTAAAAGTCAGGGGCGAGAAATTTGCACAGTACTAGCATATGATAGACGAGTGAAACATTAATTCCATATAACCAATCCTATCATCTTAACAATCCCCACCACCAGTCAAGAATGGCAGAGAAATGGGAGATCCTTTCTAGTTCTCATTGGCAAATGGTGAACGAGACCCTGCAAACGAATACCTAAGAATAAAAATATCACCAAGAATCAGAAAATACTGACCACTGCTGAAAATGTAACAATATTTGGCTTCAGACTGGGAGCTTCAAAACGAATAAAGGCACCCTTGTTACCCATCTGCATCTCAGAACAAACATATAGATGTTAGTATAAAAGATATTCCCTCTAAGTGACCACCAATACTGCAGAACTTTGAACAAACAGAAAAGTTTTGAGAGGGAAGGAAGCAACATGGTATACTTTATTGCCAATAGAGATTCTGGGATAAAAGTCTAACATGGCGAATATTCTTAACTTTAGCAGCAAGATTTTGATCGCTAGCAACATGAAGAGCCAAGCATGTTTGAGAGGAAAAGTACAACTAGAAAATCTCATTTTACCTGATCACAGTAGTTGGGAGCAGAAAAGACAGTAATGAGTTTTCCGTCATGCTCAATCTCATATCCTTCATCCTTGACTTCATGAGATCGCACCACTAAATCTGTAAATTAAAGTGCATCAACAGTATAAAACCACAATTcgtatcaaaatttcaaagttGGAGAGAAAACCAACAAGGCAGTATCACTACTCAGAAAATAAGGGGATGGTGAAGGGATACCTAAATTGTTTTCCTTCAAAAACTTTTTAGTTACATCTGCACCAAATGAAAGGCCAACGCCACGCTTACTTGGTCCCCTTCCAAGTTGAGGCTGTGGATCACTCCAAAGCAATTCACACATCAACCCTGtcgaatttaaaaaaaaaggtattatACATGCTATAGTGATTCATGGTGTTTGAACATTTAGCTTGAGATTCATGGTTGGACATTCCTAGGAGGAGACACGTGGTTTCAGAAAGCTACGCAGTTCATAAGTTTCGAATATAAGAGAGATATCTCACAAGGATTACTACTGTTTCAGATGAGTAAAGagtattgaaaacaagcaaTAAACAGAAAACTGTCAACTGTCAACTGAGGGGTTCCATAAATTGCTGGTAGATATGATGAATCAAATTCTGGCTATGATACTATTCAAACATGAAATGCAACTCagcataaaaaggaaaaaaagaaaaaagaaatacagCATCAAAGTCACCTTCCTCAGGTGGTTCTCGAAACCGGTCGATTGCACTGATTTCGGAGAGCTTCACCCCATCAACACTGAAAAGCCCTCCATGTACCACAaagattttattatttataaCATGTGCAAGAGGTAAACAACAGAAAACTTCCGCGAACAGTTCCACAAATATTTCACTTAGTTTTGATCTGACTTCACCCTCAAAGCCATATATTTTGTTCATGCTCTTGCTCTCATGGTTCCCTCGGGCGAGATACATGGCTGGAAATGTCAGACACTGAATTAGTTGCACCCTTAATTTCCGGGAAAATACCTAAATAATTTGAGGCTAATAAAGATCACAACTGAAAGCAAAATGTTTCGAAAGTTCTCAAAGAAATTGGAAGATGTGCTCATCTTCCTGGTTGTAGAAGTTGTGACAGAAAATAAGATGTTCAACACTTATAAGCAATATAAATCTTCTCAGAATTCCATAACCCAGATAAACAAAACAGAGTGTCAACATCAAAATAACCACATTGCAACCAAATAAGGTAGATAATGATGACCCCTCATGCTTGACCAAACAGGCTGTCAAGTCAGAAAACAGACAGGAAATGCACAACTGCTTTGTtggaagaggaaaagaaaagaaataagattGTATTAAAGGGAACAGCATGTTCAACCAACTAATTGAGTCCATTATTGATCCTGAATGCATAAACCTCAGAAGTACCAGAAGTGCAGTGATTTTAATTAAGTGCCAAGTTTAGAGCTTCATCAAAATGTACTTTTaaagaaaagttccaaaattGTATGTACTTGAATACGTCAAACATTTTCAGAAGAAAATTAGAGGAATAGAAGTAATTCAGCCAGCACTAGCCAAAAATGCTTAGAAAAAGGCAATACTTTCAGAAAGGACAAAAGTGGCTACCTGTCGGACACATGCACTTGAAAGCAAAGAGCGTCAGTATGACCTCCACAGAAAAGGACCCCCTATCGACGAAGTCACCATTAAAAAGGTAGGGATTATCTTCTGATGGAAACCCATTGAGCTCAAATATGTTTAACAGATCATAAAACTGCAAAAACCCAGGAATAAAAAACACTGAAATCAGTAAATGCTGCAAAGGAAAAGGCACAGGAAAAGGAAATTATTCTACATGCAGTTACCTTAAAGAGTATAACTTCAATAGAACACAAACACACAAATTGTCAAGGGAGTTACATGTACAAATCAGAAAGCAATATAACGTGCATAAAAAGTTAAATAATAAGAGGATTAAAACTGTTTCACAAGACTTCCATCACATCCTAACCCTAATACAGACAACTAAACGGACTAATAGAGCCATTTCAAAGTTTCACATATGTAGGTGTCCATGCATTTAGACTTCTTCATGAACTaaggaaatttgagaaaacgccCTTTAATGCCTCCCATATCAATGTGTCTATGCTAGATCTACCTAATCTCATCTCCTTTGCACAGGATTTTCAAGGCATGCAAACTGAACTATCAGTGCATATAATCGTAACATCAATATCAGAACAAGATTTGGAACATAAACAGTTTTTGCACCTGAGAATCTGGAATAGATACAGTACTAAATAATTTCACTGTTTTACAAACAAAGGAACTTGAATTTCTAATGTCAAGATCAAATACGGTGATTGTGGCAGTGTAAACATAAACTAGGGCAGGTAGAGAACCATAATATTGGAAAACTAAAATACTTAAAAAATTCAACAATGCAAAGCTCTAATGGAAGTAGTTTCATTACCTGACCATGTACATCACCACAGACAGTGAAGTGCTTCCCATCAGGAACATTAACATCAACAAGAGTGGGCAGTGAACGCAGCATTTCTCTTGTTTGTAACACAATTTGCAGTGCATACCTATggtaaaaaaaaaggcaaagattttaaggaaaattgaaaagttcTACCAGTTTTTGGCAAAATATTGAGCTATCTCATACCGCCGATGCAAGCTCTTTTGATTCTTGAAGTCATCCAtcatttttttcacaaaatccaAAGTCACAACATCTCCCTCAATCCTTGCACCAGCATATTCTGGTTCCACAACTGTAGTTCAAGCATTGCAGAACCATTAAAATCAGATCATTGAAACAATTTCAATCAACTACTATTAAATCTGTATTAATCTTTGGTTCCTTGTAACCCACCCCCGCCACTGAGAAGAGCAGCAATTCTCATAAAAAGACAGCTGCATTTCCAACTTAGATGCATTTCTTTAACATTCTTAAATTGTAATCAACATAGAATACACTTCTCTACATTCCAGGTGCAACTTCCATGGTACGAGAAAACACTAAAAATGCAAGTTGGTTTCAACTGAGATTATCTTAAGAAAGAACAATGATCTCAATGCAATCTGTCAAATTTTCTTATTACAGTATATCAAACATTATTACAAGAAATACTATATGTATTAAACACATTTACTAATGAGTCCCTGCTTTGGAAGGAGAAAAAGTTTTACAACAGCAATACCAAGAACATAGTTTCACAATTTACTAACAGAGTGGGaatcattccaggtaatctAGTTTTGCAATTCAGAGGCCAATGACTCACTGGACAAAACTGCTTTACGATGCTAGGGTAGGAATCATCCACCTTCAAGTCATGTTAGACCATGTAGTGACTCTTAGCATGTTACTATTCGACTGAATAAAAAGAGAATGCGGACACTGTGAAGAAAGAAGACATGTCAAAAATACACACTATCAGAAACTGAGTCCTTGGAGTAGAACTGGGAGGTTGAATGCAAGACCCCCTAAATGGACTTCTGACAACTCCACCTGCCACCCAAAGTTAAACTCTTATGTTTGATTTTACAGCCCAACTTTCACAGGCATATTACAGGTTAGAagctagaaaataaataagattCAATATAAGCTAAACAACTACCAAATCTCATGTTCTAATGAGGCTCAGCAGGAAAAAGGTAAACAACTACCATTTCTTAGTAAGAACCTCTCATGAAGAACCTAAAGTCCTTCAAACTCAACAAATTGCAGTTCAAGGAGATATGTCAATGTTAATAACAAAACTACATTAGTAAGAAAAATTCCTTGTTGATTATTCCCTCAATTAAAGTCCTTAACTACACTTAAGAAATAAGAGATCTTTCTATTCTGTAGATTTTATCTGAGTGTTATCTTTCCTCATTTCTTAGATCATTTAAGAGGTTCAAACCTAAGTCAAGACTTTGATTCTTGGAAAAGACATGGTCATTGCTGCGAAGCCACCAAGCCCCCAAGAACACCAATACTGTTGCCATAATTGCTGCTGCCACCACTATGGCTGCTTTAGTTCCCACATATACCGCCAGCACAGCAGGTAGAACTACTGCCGCTGCTACAGCAGTTACTTTGGGGGGAAAAT
The DNA window shown above is from Coffea arabica cultivar ET-39 chromosome 5e, Coffea Arabica ET-39 HiFi, whole genome shotgun sequence and carries:
- the LOC140006652 gene encoding serine/threonine-protein phosphatase 5-like isoform X3, with product MPTMDPANSNPARAEELKVLANEAFNVFSWIREAHKFAQAIDLYTQAIDLNGDNAVYWANRALAHTKLEEYGSAIIDATKAVEIDPKYSKGYYRRGAAYLAMAKFKEALKDFQQVKKLCPNDPDASKKLKECEKAVMKLKFEEAISVPESQRRSVADSVDYTTIVVEPEYAGARIEGDVVTLDFVKKMMDDFKNQKSLHRRYALQIVLQTREMLRSLPTLVDVNVPDGKHFTVCGDVHGQFYDLLNIFELNGFPSEDNPYLFNGDFVDRGSFSVEVILTLFAFKCMCPTAMYLARGNHESKSMNKIYGFEGEVRSKLSEIFVELFAEVFCCLPLAHVINNKIFVVHGGLFSVDGVKLSEISAIDRFREPPEEGLMCELLWSDPQPQLGRGPSKRGVGLSFGADVTKKFLKENNLDLVVRSHEVKDEGYEIEHDGKLITVFSAPNYCDQMGNKGAFIRFEAPSLKPNIVTFSAVPHPDVKPMAYANNFFRMFS
- the LOC140006652 gene encoding serine/threonine-protein phosphatase 5-like isoform X1 produces the protein MPTMDPANSNPARAEELKVLANEAFNVFSWIREAHKFAQAIDLYTQAIDLNGDNAVYWANRALAHTKLEEYGSAIIDATKAVEIDPKYSKGYYRRGAAYLAMAKFKEALKDFQQVKKLCPNDPDASKKLKECEKAVMKLKFEEAISVPESQRRSVADSVDYTTIGTGTESSYFPPKVTAVAAAVVLPAVLAVYVGTKAAIVVAAAIMATVLVFLGAWWLRSNDHVFSKNQSLDLVVEPEYAGARIEGDVVTLDFVKKMMDDFKNQKSLHRRYALQIVLQTREMLRSLPTLVDVNVPDGKHFTVCGDVHGQFYDLLNIFELNGFPSEDNPYLFNGDFVDRGSFSVEVILTLFAFKCMCPTAMYLARGNHESKSMNKIYGFEGEVRSKLSEIFVELFAEVFCCLPLAHVINNKIFVVHGGLFSVDGVKLSEISAIDRFREPPEEGLMCELLWSDPQPQLGRGPSKRGVGLSFGADVTKKFLKENNLDLVVRSHEVKDEGYEIEHDGKLITVFSAPNYCDQMGNKGAFIRFEAPSLKPNIVTFSAVPHPDVKPMAYANNFFRMFS
- the LOC140006652 gene encoding serine/threonine-protein phosphatase 5-like isoform X4 codes for the protein MPTMDPANSNPARAEELKVLANEAFNAHKFAQAIDLYTQAIDLNGDNAVYWANRALAHTKLEEYGSAIIDATKAVEIDPKYSKGYYRRGAAYLAMAKFKEALKDFQQVKKLCPNDPDASKKLKECEKAVMKLKFEEAISVPESQRRSVADSVDYTTIVVEPEYAGARIEGDVVTLDFVKKMMDDFKNQKSLHRRYALQIVLQTREMLRSLPTLVDVNVPDGKHFTVCGDVHGQFYDLLNIFELNGFPSEDNPYLFNGDFVDRGSFSVEVILTLFAFKCMCPTAMYLARGNHESKSMNKIYGFEGEVRSKLSEIFVELFAEVFCCLPLAHVINNKIFVVHGGLFSVDGVKLSEISAIDRFREPPEEGLMCELLWSDPQPQLGRGPSKRGVGLSFGADVTKKFLKENNLDLVVRSHEVKDEGYEIEHDGKLITVFSAPNYCDQMGNKGAFIRFEAPSLKPNIVTFSAVPHPDVKPMAYANNFFRMFS
- the LOC140006652 gene encoding serine/threonine-protein phosphatase 5-like isoform X2, whose translation is MPTMDPANSNPARAEELKVLANEAFNAHKFAQAIDLYTQAIDLNGDNAVYWANRALAHTKLEEYGSAIIDATKAVEIDPKYSKGYYRRGAAYLAMAKFKEALKDFQQVKKLCPNDPDASKKLKECEKAVMKLKFEEAISVPESQRRSVADSVDYTTIGTGTESSYFPPKVTAVAAAVVLPAVLAVYVGTKAAIVVAAAIMATVLVFLGAWWLRSNDHVFSKNQSLDLVVEPEYAGARIEGDVVTLDFVKKMMDDFKNQKSLHRRYALQIVLQTREMLRSLPTLVDVNVPDGKHFTVCGDVHGQFYDLLNIFELNGFPSEDNPYLFNGDFVDRGSFSVEVILTLFAFKCMCPTAMYLARGNHESKSMNKIYGFEGEVRSKLSEIFVELFAEVFCCLPLAHVINNKIFVVHGGLFSVDGVKLSEISAIDRFREPPEEGLMCELLWSDPQPQLGRGPSKRGVGLSFGADVTKKFLKENNLDLVVRSHEVKDEGYEIEHDGKLITVFSAPNYCDQMGNKGAFIRFEAPSLKPNIVTFSAVPHPDVKPMAYANNFFRMFS